DNA sequence from the Armatimonadota bacterium genome:
TACTGCTCGGCCAGCACCACGACCTGCGCGCAGGAGGTCAGGTCGGTGCCGATGGCCACCACCGCGGTCACGCCGGCGGCGGCGGCCCGGCTCAATACGGCGGGCAGGTCGTCGGCGAAGGATTCATCGTCCAGGTGGGCGTGCGTGTCCACCAGCTCCACGGTCGTCTCCTATCCTACCATCAGGAGGGGTGACCAATGGGGATCGCAGGCCTGAGTGTGCTATGTGCAGCCCGGTGTCGACGGTACCTCAGGTGATCCGCGCGCCCGAGGGCGCCTCCCGGTCCACAGTGAGCAGGCCGATCTCACCGTCCCACTCCGCGGCTAGGAGCATTCCCTGCGATTCCACACCTCTTACCCGCCGCGGCTGCAGGTTGGCCAGGACGATGATACGCCGGCCGACCAGGTCCACCGGCCGGTAGAGGGGGTAGAGCCCGGTGATCAGGCGGCGCACCTCGCCGCCGATGTCCACCTCCAGCTCGATGAGCTTGTCCGTGTTGGGAACGCGGGTAGCCGAGAGCACCTCAGCCACCCGGATGTCCAGCCGCCTGAACTCGTCGATGCTGATGTAGTCCACGCTGCAGTCTCCTCCGTCTCCCCGGGCCCATCCCCCGGCCTTCCTTACCGCACCACCGCGGGCCGTTCGATCCGAGGGAAAATGGGTGCGCCCGGGCGAATGCGCGCTCCCGGGGGCAGGCCACCCCAGCGGACGGACTGCGGCAACCGCTGCTCCGCCAGCGGGCGGGGTACCCCCAGCTGCTCCCACGCCCTGGCGCTGGCCGTGACCAGCCAGGGGGAAAGCAGGACCGAGGCGATGCGCACCGCCTCCAGGGTATTGTAGAGGATGGTCCCGGCACGCCGTGTTCGCCCCTCCCGCAGGTGGCGCCACGGCGCCTCCTCGTCCAGGTACTTGTTGGCCGTCCCCAGGATCTGCCAGATCGCCTCC
Encoded proteins:
- the metG gene encoding methionine--tRNA ligase subunit beta, producing the protein MDYISIDEFRRLDIRVAEVLSATRVPNTDKLIELEVDIGGEVRRLITGLYPLYRPVDLVGRRIIVLANLQPRRVRGVESQGMLLAAEWDGEIGLLTVDREAPSGARIT